The window AAACTAGGATTTATAGCTCTTGGGTGTCCAGTAAGCATAAGCATACTGTAATCTCCATGAGTATCTCCATAAGCATAGCTCTCTTTTAAATCAATATTATATTTTTTACAAAACATATCTATAGATTTCATCTTATTAACTGAATCCCACATAGGTGAAATCTCTCCAGATAGGGCACCATCTTTTACATGATAAATAGAGCCACAAAAATCATCTGCCCCCCATTTTTTAGCCATACGAGAAACAAGGAAATCTGGACTTCCAGATATAAAGATAACAAGGTGTCCCTGTTCTTTGTGCCATTGAATCATCTTTCTAGTATAAGAGTAAACTCTGTTTCCTTTTAATTCTACAACTTGATGAGCAACAAAATCATTGTATTGAGTAGGAAGTCCTTTTATAGCATCAACATAAGTTAAAGTAAGATCTTCAAGGTATTTATCATAATCCCCTACTCTATTGTCCCAAAGTTTATAAGCCTCTTTTACCCTTTTATCATATTCACTAAAATCTAAAAGTTCATATTTAATTAATTTTTTAAAGTGTTCAGTTAGTAATGAGTTTCTATAAATAGTTCCATCTATATCAAAAAATGCAGCAATCATTGTATTAACCTCCTATAAGTTAGTAAAGTATATTAAAGCAGTTATATCTAAGAAATTATAGAGCAAAAATAAAAAAAAGTCAATTTTCCAGATTTTAAAAAGCACAGTTCTGTGGTAAAATGATTATAATATAGAATAAAATATAAAAAGGTGTGTGAATGATGAAAAAAATTAGATTGGCATTAGTTTATTTAATAATCACTGTAACAATTTTTGCACAAGAAGGATATATTGCTTCATTCAATACATTGAGACTAGGAAGAAATAAAAAAGATTATGTTTATGTTTCACAAATCTTGGAGAATTTTGATATAGTTGGCTTGATAGAAGTTATGAATAAAGAGGGAGTAGAGGAGTTAGTTGATAATTTAGAGAAAGTTTCTAAAGCTGAATGGGATTATCATATCTCTCCATATCCTGTAGGGAAAAATAGCTATAAAGAATATTTTGCTTATGTTTGGAGAAAGGATAAAGTAACTTTTTTAAAGGATAGAGGTTATTATAAAGATAGTGATAAAAGATTTTCAAGACAACCTTATGGGGCTGATTTTAAAATAGGAGAATTTGATTTTACCTTTGTTTTAGCCCACTCAATATTTGGAAAAAGTGAAGCTTTAAGGAGAGCTGAGGCATTTAGATTAAATGAGGTTTACGATTATTTTCAAGATTTAGATCCTAAAGAGAATGATATTATTTTAGCAGGAGATTTTAATCTTTCAGCTTTTGATGAAGCTTTTGATAAATTGATTTTACATAAGGATAAGATTACTTATGTTTTAAATCCAACTATAAAAACAACTTTGGGAAAAGATAGCTTAGCTAGCTCATATGATAATATGTTTATATCGAAGATATATACTGGAGAATTTAATGGTAAAAGTGGAGCTTTAGATTTTACAAATGATAATTTTAGAGAGATGAAAGAAAGGGTATCAGATCATCTTCCTATCTTTATAGTAGTAGAAACTGAGAA is drawn from Fusobacterium varium and contains these coding sequences:
- a CDS encoding endonuclease/exonuclease/phosphatase family protein, whose translation is MKKIRLALVYLIITVTIFAQEGYIASFNTLRLGRNKKDYVYVSQILENFDIVGLIEVMNKEGVEELVDNLEKVSKAEWDYHISPYPVGKNSYKEYFAYVWRKDKVTFLKDRGYYKDSDKRFSRQPYGADFKIGEFDFTFVLAHSIFGKSEALRRAEAFRLNEVYDYFQDLDPKENDIILAGDFNLSAFDEAFDKLILHKDKITYVLNPTIKTTLGKDSLASSYDNMFISKIYTGEFNGKSGALDFTNDNFREMKERVSDHLPIFIVVETEKDDD
- a CDS encoding HAD family hydrolase, which translates into the protein MIAAFFDIDGTIYRNSLLTEHFKKLIKYELLDFSEYDKRVKEAYKLWDNRVGDYDKYLEDLTLTYVDAIKGLPTQYNDFVAHQVVELKGNRVYSYTRKMIQWHKEQGHLVIFISGSPDFLVSRMAKKWGADDFCGSIYHVKDGALSGEISPMWDSVNKMKSIDMFCKKYNIDLKESYAYGDTHGDYSMLMLTGHPRAINPSFELLNSIKENKELKEKTEIIIERKDVIYKVTADVETL